ATTCCATGGAATCCATTGGAACCCTTTAGATCTGCCATTGAACATGCATGAAAGAATACCTAAAAGTATATATAATAAAATCATTTTGTTACTTGGTATACTTTGCAAATTATATATGACCTTTTATATTAGTTATCAAGAAAAAGATATTCTAACACTACAAGCAATGAGTACTATTGATCTGATAAGGGTTGTCTGTCACAGAAAAAGACTAACAGTGGAAAAATCTTCTGAAGGTTAATACATGTATGAATGTGATAGTGTGTGAAATCATTTATTAATACTGGACAGACAGTTAATTTTTACTGGTTTGTCCAAGGAGGGGGGCATGTAAATCAATGCACATACATAATTTACACGCTAAGgagttgttttgtttttgtagggAATGTGATATCTTTACCCAGCAACAAATCTTTAGAAGAGCCCTTTCAAGAGAGCATCAGACCAAAGCATTTCTGTACTAAGAGATCAGTAGAACAGTGTCCTGGAGACTGGAATAGTGTAAGTGTCTCAACATTCAGTACCAATGAACCCGTAATTGATGGGATTGGCTCACATCATGCAAAACCCATTCCAGTGCCTCGACAAAAGCTGGATCCATTCAATGAAGGTATGTACTAATTAGCTTTGTGTACATTTAATGATTATGTTTCTCCTAGTAGGAAGAATTTCAAAGTCAATGGGAAACATAAATGATGCCATTCAGAGTCGTAAATTTAAGTAAGGGCAGGCACTTAAACACACATACCTTTACTGGTTTATTATTGTCTTTTAACAAAGATGACTGTTACCACTTTCCCTTGCTGGGAGGCTATTTGGTCATTCTTAATGTTTCATCTGAGAACTAATGCTGTTGAAAATAGTGCATAGCATATTAACCATTTTGACCACtctatgcatatatatatatatatatatatatatgtgaatgttctattagagtacctcaaagCATATAAGCTATACAGTTATTCCTATAATCAAATTAGCCATGCACCTATATAGTCAAACCCCTACAACAAAACACTAGCCTGTTAGTGAAAACATAGCTATACGGTTTGCTGGAATAACTATGTGGTAAGACTAGGCATCCTATATTATAGTGTTTCATAACTTTCCCACATGCACATTTGTGTTGAATTTTGTAGCTGACTTTATACAGTGATTTAATCTTTGGTGTTCTCATAAATTATAGTGACCTTAAAGCTGAAGTGGAAGCCAAGCTTTCTCCACGAAGGAAATCAGCAACACCATTTATAGCATTACCACTGAGTTGTAATGCTTCACTTGTTGATCATTCACAAGTTAACTCATCCAACTCCTCACTAAATTCCACTGACTGTGAAGCTGATTTTAGAGCACCAGATATCACATCAGCCTCATCATTGGGACACACCCGTGATTCCCTGTCACAGCTACAAAAGAATTTGCTGGAATATGCACAGTGCCGCAGCAGCTCTTCTAGTGGAGACATGCCAATGAAGAAACAGTATtcaaaatcagtagaaaataTCTGTGAAGCTAAAAGTAATCTTGCAAACCAATCCACTAATTTCCATTCACTAAGGTAAAGTATGCATAGATAATTATAATAGCTCATCTATATGTATGCCAATATTGACCTATATAGCAATGTATCTGCTTTGAATCGACCCCCCTTACCTCGTCCACGACATAAAATACCACAGATGATCCCATTTAGTCCAGGATACTCCCTAACTGATAAGCCTCCTTGTCATCCGTCAACTCCAGAAATCAACATTACTAATGAGAATAATTGCACCATGTTTCGTATTGATAGATTCTCCCCACGTGCACCAGATCAACACGTTAACTCAGCAGTGAAGGAAAATACAAAATCATCACTCGTAACTAATTCAGTTATGAGTCAGCAAAAACATGTCCTACTTTTGCACTGCAAATCTGCATCACTAACAGAATTACTACCTACAAATGATCTGCATGATGATTTGCCATCTCTTTCACCTAAGTGGAGCACTGTTGGGGTTGTAAGAACAGGTAAACTTTACTCTGCTGCACATATGTAAAaagataaaatgcaattttgcTATAATTCTGAAATATCTGATAATTGTATTTGATTTCACACAAATAGCACACATCTATGATGAagttaatgatgatgatgacgatggcATCTATGATGAAGttggtggtgatgatgatgatgatgatggtggtgaTGAAGGTTATGTCATTAGGCATCTTGCTAAAGAACATTACCTTAAACGTAAGTGatgtttcacatgtgacatatACACATAGATAGCTGTCTACAAGTAAAGAATACTTTagttttataatttttaatatgtttATTAGCTACGGTATCATTTTCTTATATAGTTCTTCCTGACACAGAGAACACTTACGAACTGGATGATAATAACAGAATTTATTCTCAAGTACTGTAATGAGAGCATCATTATAGTGAAATGGTTTGGTGTAGTTAGAATTGTTGGCACTTGTAACTCATTGTAACaaatttgtaatttttgtaTATTGGAACTACAAGAGATATTTGTACAGGCTCTACAGTTCTAGTACAATGTGTACATATCTGTTTATTGTATGTGGTGCTTTGTCACTATATAAACTTAAAGATGTACGCATgtgaatgtgtgtatgtacataattgTCATTTTGATTTGGCCAATGGTTGAATAGTTTAAATTACAGGCAGTATGTCATAATTAAATAATAGCTACATTTGATGAACACAAGGTACAGTGTAATAGGGTCACCTATGGGACCGCCCAcgataagtggccctattactaAAAACTTCATTAATaacaaagtggccttattatcaagGCTTCAATAAATGGTTAGTTGCTGTATCAGGAAAtttaaacaaatacactatatgACTACTATACTTAGTAGAGTTTCATCACAGTGTGAAAGGTACCAATTATTGTAACATTACTTGAGACATATAATGGCTGGCAAAAGCCACATGGACCAGAAAAATAGACACAGCTTTTGGCAACGTAATTATATACTTATCTAGGAGCAGTAACCTTTGCAGTGATACCTTGACTGTCTGCCAGGCTATAAGGACTAGCTGTGGCTAGTTGTAAGTGCATGGATTTGGGCTAGATGTAAATGGTAATTTAagtagttgtaaaagtcagaagTCTGCACCATATGCAGAAAAGTTAAATACAAAGtcatgtacgtatgcatatagCTACAGGGAGTATATGCATGCCTGCATTCTAAATATCTTTAACAGTCTACTAGAGATAGTTATTCTTTAAAATTTCTTTATTGTGATTCCTATCATGTTTAATTTCTTTTTACTACAGTCCACTATTAAATTAAACTTgccttaataaaataaaattgctTCCAATCCTAACCTTGGCTTGTAACTATTATGTTAAGTTTTTTCTATTTTCTCCCTTTGGCTGACTATTCCCTTTACATTATTCCCACTAACGGATCCAAGCAAGGGGAGCACAGGGAACTTGCTCCTcctccccccccctccccccccccaaaaaaaaacaacaaaaaaaaacgaTATATGTAGCCAACTAGGAATTTTACCATAGATTTCCTTTGTAGCCATTCTAACTATATGACAATATTATTggttcataactgaactacttAACAACTGAACAACTGCCAGGTGTCTTGCAGGGTCAAGTGCTGACTGGGGTGCCTAGAGAAAATGATTTAAGGGCCACTATTCGTTAACCCAAGATAAATTATTTGCAACCTTCTACAGAGCAGTCTAAGAGGTGCCCACAGAAGGCGGCTTATATGTGGCCATGCATAAATGAAGTTATTGGTCGCTCTAAGCAAAAACCTTCACCTGTCAATGACTCAGTCTCCTTAGATTCTATTaataatttctttcaaactgTGGCCATTTCTCCAAGCCACAAGAGTGTGGAAGAATTTTGTTCTGATAATAATTCATCTGATGGTTTTACCTTTAGCCAGATTTCTTTAACAGTTGTCTAAACTGGATGTGTGTAAGGCTACTGGTCCTGTTGGTTTATCTGCTAGGTATCTTAAAGAAATAGCTGAAGCGATTGCCCCCATTTAACCACCTTGTATAATGAATCTTTGAGAGAAGGTATTATTCCGCCTGCATGGAAGCAATCCAAACATCACCCCAGTACATAAAGGAAGTTGCATTGATGACCctagcagcgttgaaaccgggtcgggtcatctgggtcacatcttctctgggtcatccgggtctgacccggtgtaccggattgctatccgggtcagtgggtcatcctggtcagcagtagtgacccggtttcaacattGGACCCTAGTAATAATAGGCCCATCTCTCATGTAGTCCCTGTGGTTGCTAAGGTGTTTGAAAAGATTGTGTCCACCCAGTTATATTCTTATTTAGAGGTAAATAAACTGCTTCACCCTCACCAGGGCACTTTCCAACGTGGAAAATCTACAGAAGAcatcttgttagttgctgttgATTACATTGTTAATTCCTTGGACTATGATCAGTCAGTATGTGCTGCATTTTTGGATCTGAGGAAAGCCAATGACTCACTTGATCAATGCATTTTACTACAGAGACTAAAGGAGCTCAATATCAATGTTACTTCTGCTGTATTAAAGTGGTTTTAGAATTATTTGAGTGGGAGGATTCAGCGTGTTAAGAGATCTGATCAGTTCTGTAATTGGCAACCAATGTTGGGTGGTATTCCACAAGGACGTTCTCTTGGGCCACTGCTATTTCTAATATGAACAAGTTGCCACTTCAAGTTACAGATGGGTTATTGGTTCAGCCTGAGTATGCTAATGACACCACCCTGTGGACCCACCCCTGCAGCAGCAGTTGCTTTAATGAATTCTCAGCTGCAGTTAGTTTCTAATTTTATCTCTGACAGCAGAATGATGCTAAACTTTAACAAATCTAATGTTATGTGGTTTCATGACAATCATAAGAAGCTGGTAGATTATCCTCCCATTGTAGTTGATGGAGTAATCTTGATGGTGGTGGATAAACAGAAACCCTGGGCTATTCAAGTACCCAATGTTTGTAAAAAGATGGCATAATATCTTCACTTAATTATTCATACCAATCGCACAAGCGGACTCTGAGCACTCAATTGATTAAACTTATTGATTCTCTTGTATTTTCTCACCTTTATTATGCTCTACCTGTGTGGGGTCCCTCTCTGACTCAACAGTTATCATAATGTCTGCTGCATCTCCAGAATAGAGCTACGTAGCTGTTCGTCTGATAATGAGTTTAAATCCCCGAGATCATGATCTATTACCAGTGTGACTACCATTTCAATATCTCACTCAATTTTAATTTGTTCTGTTTGTGCAATGTTCCACCAGTACCATCATACCAGATGTATTCCCTTGGAGCCACCCATTCACTTTGGTAGCATCCAATTGAACTCATTACCATACAAGGGTTAAGCCAATTTTTGTGCCTCCATATCACTACAATTTTAGTTTCTTGCACCAGTTCTTTAGATATAAAACATCCCATTGGTGGAACAGTGTACCAGCTTCCCTCCACAATACTGTTAACAGATGCCATTTTAATAGTTTTTGTAATGATCAgttattttgtgtatgtataatattgtcttgtttataactgtagtgtttgtttttgtagttgtacTGTACGAATGTATTGTAACGTCTCCTGCAAGGAAGAGCAGCTTTAGCTGATTTTGTGGAGTTAAAaaatatctatctatctacttATGACTGTCACTAATTCCTACAATtcttgatcaatgcagaccACTTAGAAAGAAGTATATTGTTATAATATTTACATATCTGTGCATAAAACAGCTCTACATTAAAAATTTTAGTTCTAAAACATATGAAGTACCCAGATCCCCTGTATTTAGGGGGTTTCCTGCGGTTCCAGAAACCCCTTCTAAAATTTTAACTTGTGGATTTGCAGCAGGAACACCAAACTATCTTAGTTTGGCAACACAAATATACAGAGTAAATGGGAACAGGGCAGGGTAGCATAGATGCAGTGTATTAGAAAAAAACTTACAGTACATTGATCCTTCAAAATAAGGGAGAACAAAGCAAGTTTTCTCTGCAACTTCTGCTATAAATAAAGCTAATCGCGTATTGAGATTAATCAAAAAATCATCTAACATTCTAAATAGAAAGACCCTTCCAATAATACTCTACAAGGCTCTGGTAAGACCTCCCCTTGAATATGCTAATGTTGTATGGGGACCTAATTATATTGGAGATTGTGATAGGATGGAGAGagtgcaaagaagagccactaaatgtgTTCAGGATTTGTCCAGTTTAGAGTATGATGAATGTCTGGTTACCCTCAAGCTTCCTATACACATTGTCGTATCAAAGGCATCGTGCTGACATGATAATGGTATATAATATCTTACAAGGGAATGTTAATCTACAACCTGGATTATTCTTTCACCAGAATTTGTCAAGTGTCACAAGGGGACatgaccaggggcggatctagggggtgggctttgggggctgaagcccccccttcacttttaggctttgcTTGATCAATGTGCTGAGGATTATAAGAAAagttttgtcttagcataattataagaTCACTAATAATAGAAATACTCATACCTTATAAATATCTTTCCAAGgaattattagtggatttatgctaaaggttatgcaacaaggacccggatcagcattggaggtgtacaaggtcgagatactccaatagaacagtcacctaactactctaatagaacattcagtgtaagcaaaaagttggttctgttatggaatttttccaaatctgcctgtgcctatacatacaatgaagtgcattggtctgtttaaaaggcttgttcatctacttgtatAGTTATTACTGGtactggtatacttaattcaggtacacaatttccattgaaaatggtctcagattcaatctcgtatcattcaaatttcaaaattttccagtttcaacattatcattctatcatgcatgcaattgtgagagggtgtatcatgtgcttggttgtctgaacctacccaaacctttccattagcaaatgctgcagagagccatatatatctaaaggcagtatataaatatctacaggcagaaatatgcattttatgtggaaatgtctccaaattgcaatattttagcatctatttttcaaaaacttTCCTGGagggcattcccccagaccccctaatTCCCCCAggccccctagttccagcatgcgaaaggcacacctccacccaagagattagtataccttgagttagcccccccccccccccccccccttttataaatcctagatccgcccctgatggcGTTAAACTTTTCAAACCTCATGCCCAAAAGAACGTTCGCAGCAAATTCTTTcagtaagaaccatcaattcATGGAATAATTTGCCCAATTATGAGTGTCGTCTAATTCTACTGACAATTTAAAACTAtgattgataacttttattctaaatgtaattgtttattgtaacgagcaggactcacaggcgtAATGCcttttctctgtatttaataataataataaaagttttCACAGTATATTGATAAAATATAAAGCCAAGGGTATGTCTttataaagatcgagatactctaatagagcagtcagatatattctgatagagcagtctaactattctaatagaacattcagtaaagAATGTAATTTTTAATGGCTACTAAAGAATGATTTAAATATAAGACTGACTTGGATAAGTTAGCAGCTAAATCTTAAGTTTTTCTATATTTAGGTCACTACAATATCTGACTAGTCATAAGCCATAATTGACATTTGTGACTTAAAGTGAACAAAGTATGTATTGAAAATAGCTTGCACTTACTACCCATAAAATTATGATTCTACtgtaaattttgaagcattttaatgATGACCCCTGCACATATATCtatatcccactagggacctgtaagAAGGTTaggcctgtaaatacagggagtcagaaacatgtatctAAAACTGTGAAGAATAAAGAAAAAATGCAAAAAATCCCCTGCTGCTCCATACTACCACCTTGCCAAaccctagatctgcccctgattccAAATCATTTTATCTCTCAACTTGATTCCAGATTCAATGTTGCCACAGCTATTTTCCTGGTAAAGCACATCTCCTAGTTGGAGCATGCTGTGTTGCACAAAAATTCCCTTCAGCCTGCCACTAGTATTTTGCCAAACAAATCCTAACTTCACTATGACTCTTTGagcaattatttaatcatgACAATATAGAACACAAAAAAATACTTTAAGCAAATATTAAACCCCTGTTCTTTGGGCTAGTTTTTTAGCCACTGCAGTGTCTGTTCGCCTGGTCCTAGCCTTTTATTGAGGCCAGTTTGGTCCTGCAGTAAATTCACTCACAGCTGTGAAGAGCTTTTAAAGTGTGATTCcattataatgcaaatatctAGTGAGACTGCAAGACAGTGAGTCAGTATGTCAAGTAATTTGAAATTTGGTGAAGTTAATTGTGATTTTGATCTGGCAAAATAATTTGCAAAACTTCTTGCATCACCTGACTGGGCATGTATCATCACTATTTTGCATATCAtggactgctttattagagtatgacAAAATTTATGTGCTTAAATTCAGCTGGGTCGTTAATGTCTCAATTTGAAGCAGTAATATTGCATGTAGTTTGGTCTGATTGGTGTTGACTTCTTATTTAATGCCATGTGATCTGGCTACTTTTGACATTACTCAAATTCTTTATTTTAATTCACAAATAATCTTTCTTTCATTAATAAAGATGGGTAgaacagtagaaatattttgaTGAGTGTGACTTTTGTTGGTTGCTGCATAACTTTGATATTAATGAAAATTTGTTAAAACATCAACTCTTTTCTTCTATTTGACTAACCTCTTTCACAGGCTAAACAAAGGCCTTCATTTCATAATGATATTTTTAATGCTTCCAAAttgaatccatgcatgcagtAAGATCAAAATCAtttattgcataattgtgattGTCTTACAGATGATCACACACACAGAGAATAACATTAGGCTTTATAGCAGTATAGTGTCAATATACTCAATAATTGGTGTGGTTGCTATTACAATATGGCTTTATAAATAGAACTCATACCATTCATGTGTAACACTACTGACTGCTTTTTGTACAATGGAACTGTTTATATAAGAGGATACACCACATTGGGTTCTGTGGTTAAGCATTTCTTTGCATGGCTTGTGGAAACAATGTGCTCTATTGACTCATTGCCTTAAGCTGAAACAATTAGCTATATGTTTGTGTATGGGTTGAAAGATTCAGTAAAGAGCTTGAGCTAGATATGGAGTAGCTAATGTGTAGTATCACAAATTAGCATGGTTACCATGGTGGCAATTAAGATAATTTGGATTTACTGGCTGATATCTAGTGATAAATATaaccataataatattaattgAAATGCCATGATGATACATAAACCAATTTTTAAAACTACAGTTTATTAGTCACAGTTGGATTCCACCATGTAACAGAATAACAGACACCATGCAGTAAAATGATAGTGATGATTGTAACTGTACACTGATCTTGTAAACACATTAGTACACCTTGTAATAGTAAACCATTTAATGTAGCTATACGTACATAGGTAATACTGTAAGAGTTAGCTGAATATAAATAATGCAGTTTAGGAGTAATTACTTTACTACAATTACACATTCTGCTTCATTTATGTAGTGCTGTTTAACAACTATAATTACATATTATCTGTATCATGTTTCTTtatatatagttagctagctacaacatTTAATAGAATACAAACAAACTATTAGTATATGACTATACGTAAACTAACTTAAATAGGTGCATGTAGTTGGCCCAGTTGCATACATCGGCTCTGCAGGCAGTACAAAATAACATTTTAATTCCTGAAATAACATTTTGAACCTTATACATGACCTCTGTGGTtcttatacatatacatgtatgtatgtgggcTAGTATGGATTTACTGTAGGTTGCAGCATCTAAAATATGTGCACGCATGAGCACACTGATGTGTGCAGTTAGTGTTAGGGCCACATTAGTCAGGTAGATGACAAGGTCCTAGGTTCAccatataatgcatatatgCCGCTGTTTCTTTCTTTAGGAACTAGCATTGCTGCTGCCAAATAAATACTGGATTTAGCTAACACAGGGCTATTGTCCATGTCCCAGgtaaggtagctagctatagctacaagtCTAGCTTTAAGTACCTAGTCCCATGAATATCATGGTAGGTCATATTATCAGCTGGAGCTCATAAGTGCCACATCTttggtgcttataagctcctgatatcTTCATGTCCATCGTACTGATAGCTAATAGCTATAGGTAGCATGCCTCATTGTAAGTGGACAAAATGATTAAAGGTCAAGTAGCTTGTCAAGTTGACCTTGTTtttttgtgcatgtgtatgtgagTATCAGACAATCAATCACTTATCGGGTCATCACTACCCTCGCATGTAACCCGTAGATAGCTAGTCATTTCAAAGGTATTGTATTATAATGCTAGTTCAATTAATTGTTTTAAATCATTGTTAGATTCTCACTTTGCTAATTCTagaattatttttgtatagccatcttatgattgtacaaattttgtgttgacccggtatacaggcagtgcctttaccggtaattaataatactaatactaataatacTAATTAGATCAGACAGCCACACACTACCTACATGAGGCAACAGACATCAAATGAATTTCAAGTTACGAACCATATATAGCCTGGGCTAGATAAACTTATCTGCTGTAAATCTGGTGTTTCAAGTTGACATCAAGTTTCCACAATTAATAGGCCGTGCACCTTTCTGAATCTGGACGATAGGATATGAAATCTACAATTGCCACATGCACGTGATCCAAACATCGGATTTTTCCGTCCACTACTCCGTGACGTATCCGTACTCGCATCTTATAAAGCAGAAGGAGTGACGATGAGTGGTACGAGTATAGACACTCCTACAGATGTGGCCATGGCGTCTGTACCTGAACGATCTCAAGAGAATAATGACGATAGCTTAGTTTGGGGCGGATCACTCTACTACAATCCTCGAAAGAAGAGACCGCACAAGGTATTATTGTGTCCGTTCACTTTATATCTACGCATGTATTTGTCGAGGTAATAAAACCATCCAAACACGTTTTAATAGGTGCATCCTAAACTAAACTGTTAAGGGCACCGTACATCTTGCCACGTTAATCAGAAAGGGAGTATACTTTGTCAATGAATTTTGCACGTCTATTCTATTtctattaaggctttacagcacaagtgctgaagatctggTCCTACAGCGTGTTTAAAGTCGTTacataagtgtgtttgaaaaggtggagaaaggagaaaaaaccCATGTCATATGCCAGTGTACGAGCCGGGCCAGCCTACCAGCTTTGTCATATGAACAAGCCTGTAATGGCTACACAGCCACGTGACGACAGAGTAGAGAGTTAGATttgatatgtagctagctagatgtCACTGCATGCATAATCATAGCTATGCAGTATGATACTGCGGGTTATATATGACATGCTAATGTACCTAGCTAATTTTAATCACATGGGTCAGTTGTGGGTGTACATGATGCACAATGTTCAAGTGGACAGGAAATCCACAGTACGGAAGATTTTGGTTAtatgtttgttttgtgtttCTTAATCCATTACTTTCTATGCACACATCCAAGAAGGGAAAATTCAAATGCAATTAAAATCCTCTGTTGCTGCTCCCATTAGAACTGTACAATACTAATAATGCTACCTGGTATAGCTACTTAAGCCTTCATATTGTACGTATTGATTatgcaatatgtgaccggatttgcgaaaaccTGGCATAATGGCTTTTTTAcctgggctagatggactgcccttgcctaccacccccagcactggctgtcaagtgctggacagctggagggCACCAGCTACTGAAACAATTCAATTGAGGGTGCCAGACTCAAGGCGACCCTCGGAATAGGCCAGATCGACCATAGATGGTACTGGATGACCCCGTAAGCACATCACAGCAGACCTTAACAAAGAAAAACACAACCGATATTGAACCCAGAATAAACAATGACTGTAATTCACATTCCACTTCTCAGCCAACATAGCAGCAAGTTTCCAAAAGACGGTAGTTGCAGTAGGTCTCATATCTCCAGTGGCTGCAAAAACTAAAGGGGAAAAACAAGCTCCTGAATCCGTTCATCATGGCACATTGTTTGAATTCTTGATTGTTGAATATTTATATAAAATTTGACCTTTTCATAATTTAGCATATGAAGATGCAAATGTTATCACATTAATAGAGATCATATGCAAAAAGTGTTCAAATCAATTGAAAATGTGATCAACCATCAGGTTATatgtgtgaccggatttgcaaaaacttggcataatggtgcaagcttaaatttacagtataaaccATTGATTCATAAAATACTtgtgtattttaaaaaaaaaattagtaaATTTTTTTCTTGTGAAGAAAAGGTCTAAAGATAAAAacttggatatcatcttattcaccaaGAGTATGAGAATCTTTGAGTAGACCAATGGATACATGAGTTAAaggcatttgtttac
The Dysidea avara chromosome 7, odDysAvar1.4, whole genome shotgun sequence genome window above contains:
- the LOC136261821 gene encoding uncharacterized protein isoform X2, translating into MELLHHSPESLWSPPMATMSATMPVKKGNNAVKFGVVYFPMKALFRQVIHKYYCELHRETNFYPRQLVLFEIPKYNGSTEQSGKVAGLIPLDEVFRVEVVDKKCMFKIMTSDKQYQIRVHTFQEASNWVDAINNETIGPPVPGVVYEYRVKVPCNCIGKQCEAESSKGSLCNRYLLKVYDDKIKLYSANGKISCKFSCDIKDIYNVKYQTKKKQCCNHLFNFDERGYLTISINDAKSHYQEKDILTLQAMSTIDLIRVVCHRKRLTVEKSSEGNVISLPSNKSLEEPFQESIRPKHFCTKRSVEQCPGDWNSVSVSTFSTNEPVIDGIGSHHAKPIPVPRQKLDPFNEGRISKSMGNINDAIQSRKFNDLKAEVEAKLSPRRKSATPFIALPLSCNASLVDHSQVNSSNSSLNSTDCEADFRAPDITSASSLGHTRDSLSQLQKNLLEYAQCRSSSSSGDMPMKKQYSKSVENICEAKSNLANQSTNFHSLSNVSALNRPPLPRPRHKIPQMIPFSPGYSLTDKPPCHPSTPEINITNENNCTMFRIDRFSPRAPDQHVNSAVKENTKSSLVTNSVMSQQKHVLLLHCKSASLTELLPTNDLHDDLPSLSPKWSTVGVVRTAHIYDEVNDDDDDGIYDEVGGDDDDDDGGDEGYVIRHLAKEHYLKLLPDTENTYELDDNNRIYSQVL
- the LOC136261821 gene encoding uncharacterized protein isoform X1, translated to MELLHHSPESLWSPPMATMSATMPVKKGNNAVKFGVVYFPMKALFRQVIHKYYCELHRETNFYPRQLVLFEIPKYNGSTEQSGKVAGLIPLDEVFRVEVVDKKCMFKIMTSDKQYQIRVHTFQEASNWVDAINNETIGPPVPGVVYEYRVKVPCNCIGKQCEAESSKGSLCNRYLLKVYDDKIKLYSANGKISCKFSCDIKDIYNVKYQTKKKQCCNHLFNFDERGYLTISINDAKSHYQEKDILTLQAMSTIDLIRVVCHRKRLTVEKSSEGNVISLPSNKSLEEPFQESIRPKHFCTKRSVEQCPGDWNSVSVSTFSTNEPVIDGIGSHHAKPIPVPRQKLDPFNEVGRISKSMGNINDAIQSRKFNDLKAEVEAKLSPRRKSATPFIALPLSCNASLVDHSQVNSSNSSLNSTDCEADFRAPDITSASSLGHTRDSLSQLQKNLLEYAQCRSSSSSGDMPMKKQYSKSVENICEAKSNLANQSTNFHSLSNVSALNRPPLPRPRHKIPQMIPFSPGYSLTDKPPCHPSTPEINITNENNCTMFRIDRFSPRAPDQHVNSAVKENTKSSLVTNSVMSQQKHVLLLHCKSASLTELLPTNDLHDDLPSLSPKWSTVGVVRTAHIYDEVNDDDDDGIYDEVGGDDDDDDGGDEGYVIRHLAKEHYLKLLPDTENTYELDDNNRIYSQVL